In the Purpureocillium takamizusanense chromosome 5, complete sequence genome, one interval contains:
- a CDS encoding uncharacterized protein (COG:S~EggNog:ENOG503NZ46~TransMembrane:2 (i172-190o205-224i)), with translation MLHSRRDPPRLVDVQDMVRLSGKSVLYLPSEYAPCSLVLPTCIRATAQHLAHNATTRGLFRIPGSVRIVTALFDHYCYLAKDSDDIASTVRCATLPGHIPYAIHDVASTFKRLLSVLPGGILGSLALLDALVAIHSQLNGEPEFPRTKQTKVRARLIALAIGTVKSQFRRELIYAVFGLLSLIGRAAEVTPREDNDGRPLPTGDLMGYTALGIVFGPLLVGDLLDQYNMKLATPTSGMLLFPLNPEGLRRDRRMSKAASGRTGPPTVDKILVANSLAEMLISNWRDIVRQMKSLGLHHRKDASSVNLRNRLLRPSASHFAIKMPQDMNEAKPEPNVEQRNGSPDPDTPTMGVRRRRSKSLKSTTSYKLLPKMSMGTLTPTREESLGDVESTRSGRRSRRSADRSIEPAEPISQKELLLPPDGIKTFAPLKTDRLSVTRSDVSTSTDRPEMQEKRMQPNGGPAQDADQVYLDSVPPRMSSRTKRSHDNSEMSQTFLSQAAAEIAESAHKARANGIGNTPARLKKERISNQASSYDGSEDSHATLPSSHRTLGVASSRKLNPRFGPLANHDAHEEDDVRNGQRDNTSRQTTDGYDNSVDTTPENFYRESRRGRGVQGSEDNGSALTSKVP, from the coding sequence ATGCTTCACTCGCGGCGGGATCCTCCACGCCTCGTCGATGTACAGGACATGGTGCGCCTGAGTGGCAAGAGCGTGCTTTACTTGCCTTCCGAGTACGCGCCCTGCTCGCTGGTGCTGCCCACGTGTATCCGGGCCACAGCACAGCATCTGGCACACAATGCTACCACGCGGGGCCTGTTCAGAATCCCTGGATCGGTGCGGATCGTGACGGCACTGTTTGACCACTACTGCTACCTCGCCAAGGACAGCGACGACATCGCAAGCACGGTCCGCTGCGCCACCCTTCCGGGCCATATTCCGTACGCGATCCATGACGTCGCCTCGACGTTTAAGCGTCTCCTCTCGGTTCTCCCAGGGGGGATCCTCGGCTCCCTGGCTctccttgacgccctcgtcgccattcACTCCCAGCTCAACGGTGAGCCCGAGTTCCCACGGACCAAGCAGACCAAGGTCCGGGCGAGGCTCATCGCTCTGGCCATTGGCACTGTCAAGTCCCAATTTCGCCGCGAGCTCATCTACGCCGTGTTTGGACTCCTCAGCCTGatcgggcgggcggccgaggtgaCGCCTCGTGAGGACAACGACGGGCGCCCACTTCCGACGGGCGACTTGATGGGATATACCGCACTTGGTATCGTGTTTGGTCCACTTCTCGTGGGGGATCTGCTGGATCAGTACAACATGAAGCTGGCCACTCCGACATCGGGCATGCTCCTCTTCCCCCTCAACCCAGAGGGCCTTCGTCGTGACCGGCGCATGAGCAAAGCTGCCAGCGGCCGGACTGGACCACCCACGGTGGACAAGATTTTGGTGGCCAATAGCCTCGCGGAGATGCTCATCTCCAACTGGCGCGACATTGTGCGCCAGATGAAGTCGCTGGGGCTCCACCACCGAAAGGACGCTTCGTCTGTGAACCTGCGCAATCGCCTACTTCGTCCTTCTGCCTCGCACTTTGCCATCAAGATGCCCCAGGACATGAACGAAGCCAAGCCGGAACCTAACGTGGAGCAGAGGAATGGCAGCCCGGACCCAGATACTCCGACAATGGGCGTGAGAAGGCGACGGTCGAAGTCGTTGAAGAGCACGACGTCTTACAAGCTGCTGCCCAAGATGAGCATGGGCACTTTGACGCCGACCAGGGAGGAGAgcctgggcgacgtcgagtcgACAAGGAGTGGGCGCCGATCAAGACGGAGTGCGGATCGGTCTATCGAGCCCGCGGAGCCGATTTCGCAAAAGGAGTTGTTGCTGCCACCCGATGGTATTAAGACGTTTGCGCCACTCAAGACGGATCGCTTATCGGTCACTCGAAGCGACGTGTCGACTTCAACGGACAGACCTGAGATGCAGGAGAAGCGTATGCAACCAAATGGAGGTCCCGCTCAGGATGCCGATCAGGTATACCTTGACAGTGTCCCACCGCGGATGTCTTCGCGAACAAAACGCAGCCACGACAATTCGGAAATGTCGCAGACGTTTCTGTCccaggctgcggcggagATAGCTGAAAGTGCGCATAAGGCTCGAGCCAACGGCATCGGAAACACACCTGCAAGGCTGAAGAAGGAGAGGATCTCGAACCAAGCAAGCTCGTACGATGGGTCGGAAGACTCGCATGCGACTCTGCCGTCATCTCACAGGACTTTAGGCGTCGCGTCATCCCGAAAATTGAACCCCAGATTCGGGCCGCTGGCGAaccacgacgcccacgagGAAGATGATGTCCGGAATGGCCAGAGAGACAATACATCGAGACAAACGACTGATGGATACGACAACTCTGTGGACACAACGCCAGAGAATTTCTACCGTGAAAGTCGCAGGGGCCGCGGCGTTCAAGGCAGCGAAGACAATGGCTCAGCTCTGACGAGCAAGGTCCCTTAG
- a CDS encoding uncharacterized protein (COG:S~EggNog:ENOG503NZ46), which yields MQLLKTALYHHAEAQDEAPRAACDAEGTLDMAGSNRLEPSRSTQQLPTHNAFLPQRLPPSTSSISLAFPYNASVQNLLAQGSRVRSSGTWTASSGELGFVSDTDEVDDRAIYVHEYNRLAKKVSSAYPLRLQNMMRNHGLTML from the coding sequence ATGCAGCTCCTCAAAACAGCCTTATACCACCACGCCGAGGCTCAAGACGAAGCACCCAGAGCAGCGTGTGACGCAGAGGGAACACTCGACATGGCTGGATCGAATCGGCTGGAGCCGTCCCGGTCGACTCAGCAGCTGCCCACGCATAACGCGTTCCTGCCGCAAcggctgccgccctcgacgagctccatCTCGCTCGCTTTCCCTTACAATGCGAGCGTGCAAAACCTGCTGGCCCAGGGATCGAGAGTGCGCAGTAGCgggacgtggacggcgagTAGCGGAGAGCTGGGCTTCGTGAGCGATACAGATGAGGTGGACGACCGGGCCATCTACGTCCATGAGTATAATCGGTTGGCAAAGAAGGTGTCGTCTGCTTACCCGCTGAGGCTTCAGAACATGATGAGAAACCATGGGCTGACCATGTTGTAG
- the SNF4 gene encoding AMP-activated serine/threonine-protein kinase regulatory subunit (BUSCO:EOG0926374A~COG:C~EggNog:ENOG503NXN4) has product MDDPAASPVPAASGTAAASAGAPEPDPAPPQANVVDAPQPVGVAESREPVAGDEAVVGPESAAVGSSAASATAASAPAPPPTPPPAVTPNPTPTTATKTTTTTTTPTAAGHHGHKSHEHPASPAALRFPHIVAPSSYLRFNKASSAMSAQASGGVAAPAAAGAPTDAQHRHPPSPLDRDQQQGIRAIRDFLKVRTSYDVLPLSFRLIVLDTGLLIKKSLNILTQNSIVSAPLWDSDTSRFAGILTATDYINVIQYYYQFPDEISKLDQFRLSSLRDIEKAIGAIPIETVSVHPSQPLYEACRRMLKTRARRIPLVDVDDETGRETVLSVITQYRILKFIAVNNEQNTVMLKKCVRDINLGTYTNLATARMDSTVLDAIHLMVEHNISCIPIVDADNRVLNAFEAVDVIPCIKGGAYEELDGSIGEALCKRPDESPGIYTCGEGDRLDSIFDTVRKSRVHRLVVVDDDNRLRGVISLSDILKYVLLEGEEDSGPQT; this is encoded by the exons ATGGAcgacccggcggcgagccccgTGCCCGCTGCTAGCGGcaccgctgctgcgtcgGCTGGCGCCCCCGAGCCCgaccccgcgccgccgcaggccaatgtcgtcgatgccccTCAGCCagttggcgtcgccgagtcTCGTGAGCCAGTCGCTGGAGACGAAGCCGTCGTTGGGCCCGAATCGGCTGCGGTCGGGTCGTCTGCTGCCTCTGCCACTGCTGCCTctgccccggcgccgccgccgacgccgccgccagccgtgACGCCGAACCCAACTCCGACAAcagcgacgaagacgacgacgacgacgacgacaccgacagcggcgggccaccacggccacaAGAGTCACGAGCACCCCGCCTCCcctgctgcgctgcgcttccCGCACATCgtcgcgccctcgtcctACCTGCGCTTCAACAAGGCCAGCTCCGCCATGTCGGCCCAAGCCTCAGGCGGCGTtgctgctcctgccgccgctggtgctcCGACCGATGCCCAACACAGACACCCGCCGAGCCCCCTTGATcgcgaccagcagcagggcatC AGGGCGATCCGTGACTTCCTCAAGGTCCGCACCAGCTACGATGTCCTGCCTCTCTCGTTCcgcctcatcgtcctcgacacGGGGTTGCTCATTAAGAAGAGCCTCAACATCTTGACCCAAAACT CAATTGTGTCGGCTCCCCTTTGGGACTCAGACACGTCTCGGTTCGCGGGCATCCTGACGGCCACCGACTACATCAACGTGATCCAATACTACTACCAGTTCCCCGACGAGATCAGCAAGCTGGACCAGTTCCGCCTGAGCAGCCTGCGAG ACATCGAAAAGGCCATCGGCGCGATACCCATAGAGACCGTTTCCGTCCACCCCTCTCAGCCCCTCTATGAGGCATGCCGACGCATGCTcaagacgcgcgcgcgccgaaTCCCCCTTGtcgatgtcgatgatgagACGGGTCGGGAGACAGTTCTCTCCGTCATTACTCAGTACCGAATCCTCAAGTTTATAGCCGTCAACAATGAGCAAAACACCGTCATGCTCAAAAAGTGCGTCCGTGACATCAACCTCGGCACCTACACCAACCTGGCGACGGCTCGCATGGACAgcaccgtcctcgacgccatccacCTCATGGTCGAACACAACATCAGCTGCATCCCCATCGTTGACGCCGATAATCGGGTCCTCAACGCcttcgaggccgtcgacgtcatCCCCTGCATCAAGGGTGGCGCGTACGAGGAGCTTGACGGCTCCATCGGTGAGGCTCTCTGCAAGCGGCCGGATGAGAGCCCGGGCATCTACACgtgcggcgagggcgacagGCTAGACAGCATTTTTGATACGGTGCGCAAGAGCCGAGTTCACAGGCTCGTCGTGGTGGACGACGATAACCGGCTCCGCGGCGTCATCTCCTTGTCCGACATTCTCAAGTACGTCTTGCTGGAAGGCGAGGAAGACTCTGGCCCCCAAACGTGA
- the VAC8 gene encoding Vacuolar protein 8 (BUSCO:EOG09261JUE~EggNog:ENOG503NU9V~COG:U): MGGCQSSCCGGRSRDGLYEPVLADSEREAVADLLQYLENRGETDFFSGEPLRALSTLVFSENIDLQRSASLTFAEITERDVREVDRDTLEPILFLLQSPDIEVQRAASAALGNLAVNTENKVLIVQLGGLTPLIRQMLSPNVEVQCNAVGCITNLATHEENKAKIARSGALGPLTRLAKSRDMRVQRNATGALLNMTHSDENRQQLVNAGAIPVLVQLLSSPDVDVQYYCTTALSNIAVDANNRRKLASSEPKLVQSLVNLMDSSSPKVQCQAALALRNLASDEKYQLDIVRANGLHPLLRLLQSSYLPLILSAVACIRNISIHPLNESPIIEANFLKPLVDLLGSTDNEEIQCHAISTLRNLAASSDRNKALVLDAGAVQKCKQLVLDVPVTVQSEMTAAIAVLALSDDLKSHLLNLGVCDVLIPLTHSPSIEVQGNSAAALGNLSSKVGDYSIFVQNWNEPNGGVHGYLGRFLQSGDATFQHIAVWTLLQLFESEDKALISLIGKADDIIEHIRNIAKRQVEAEPESDEEDEGEVVNLAQRCLELLGQSMSKAHIEG, from the exons ATGGGTGGCTGTCAATCGTCGTGTTGCGGAG GACGATCCCGCGATGGTCTCTACGAGCCCGTGCTGGCCGACAGCGAGAGGGAGGCCGTCGCAGACTTGCTGCAGTACCTGGAAAAT cgcggcgagacCGACTTCTTCTCGGGAGAGCCCCTCCGGGCTTTGAGCACTCTAGTCTTTTCCGAAAACATCGATCTCCAGAGAAGCGCCAGCCTCACCTTTGCCGAAATCACTGAACGAG ATGTCCGAGAAGTTGACCGCGATACCCTCGAGCCCATCCTATTCCTTCTCCAGAGCCCGGACATTGAAGTCCAACGggctgccagcgccgccttgggCAACCTTGCCGTCAACA CCGAAAACAAGGTTCTCATCGTACAGCTGGGCGGCCTGACGCCGCTCATCCGGCAGATGCTTTCGCCCAATGTCGAGGTCCAGTGCAATGCCGTCGGCTGCATCACCAACCTTGCGACCCACGAGGAGAACAAGGCCAAGATCGCCCGCTCTGGTGCCCTCGGCCCGCTCACCAGGCTGGCCAAGTCCCGGGACATGCGCGTCCAGCGAAACGCCACGGGCGCTCTCCTCAACATGACACACTCTG ATGAAAACCGGCAACAGCTTGTtaacgccggcgccatcccggtcctcgtccagctcctctcgtcccccgacgtcgacgtccagTACTACTGCACGACGGCGCTGAGCAACATCGCGGTCGATGCCAACAACAGAAGGAAGCTCGCGTCGTCGGAACCCAAGCTGGTCCAGTCGCTGGTCAATCTGATggactcgtcgtctcccaAGGTCCAGTGCCAGGCAGCCCTGGCCCTTCGAAACCTCGCGTCCGACGAAAAGTACCAGCTCGACATTGTGCGCGCCAACGGCCTgcaccccctcctccgcctcctccagtcCTCATACCTCCCCCTGATACTCTCGGCCGTTGCGTGCATACGCAATATTTCGATTCATCCCCTGAACGAGTCGCCCATCATCGAGGCCAACTTTTTGAagcccctcgtcgacctcctCGGATCGACCGACAACGAGGAAATCCAGTGTCATGCCATCTCGACCCTGCGAAAcctggccgccagctccgACCGCAACAaggcgctcgtcctcgacgcgggcgcggtgcAGAAGTGCAAGCAGCTGGTGCTGGATGTTCCCGTGACGGTCCAGTCggagatgacggccgccatcgccgttCTCGCCCTCAGCGATGACCTCAAGTCGCACCTGCTCAACCTCGGCGTCTGCGACGTGCTGATCCCGCTCACACACTCTCCTAGCATTGAGGTACAGGGCAACAgtgccgcggcgctgggcaaCTTGTCCTCGAAAG TCGGCGACTATTCCATCTTTGTGCAGAATTGGAACGAGCCCAACGGCGGTGTTCATGGCTACCTCGGGCGGTTCCTTCAGTCGGGCGACGCGACCTTCCAGCACATTGCCGTGTGGACGCTCCTCCAGCTGTTCGAGTCGGAGGACAAGGCGCTCATCAGCCTCATCGGAaaggccgacgacatcatcgagCATATCCGGAACATCGCGAAACGACaagtcgaggccgagccTGAAtctgacgaggaggacgaaggcgAGGTGGTGAACCTGGCGCAGCGATGCCTCGAGCTGCTAGGCCAGAGCATGTCCAAGGCGCACATTGAGGGCTGA
- a CDS encoding uncharacterized protein (EggNog:ENOG503P57G~MEROPS:MER0015611~COG:O), whose protein sequence is MSFFSSLFGAGSAAGAAAAHPLRLAISTLKATCLAHLAFTHLVQLSPASGPSMLPTFSVHGDWIAADMTARRGGGISSSSSGDSSGGGGSGSGSGGAYNRLRVGDLVLYKIPISDSQHGVKRLVGLPGDYVSLGTPGEDGEEQMIQVPQGHCWIVGDNLPASRDSRQFGPLPLALVQGKIIAKVLPWRERHWIRNGLDPVPSPGSGPSPGPSS, encoded by the exons AtgtccttcttctcctccctcttcggcgccggttccgccgccggtgccgccgccgctcaccccctccgcctcgccatctCCACCCTCAAGGCCACCTgcctcgcccacctcgccttcacgcacctcgtccagctctCCCCCGCCAGCGGGCCCTCCATGCTCCCCACCTTTTCCGTCCACGGCGACTGgatcgccgccgacatgacggcccgccgcggcggcggcataagcagcagtagcagcggTGAtagcagtggtggtggtggcagtggcagtggtagtggtggtgcttACAACcgcctccgcgtcggcgacctcgtcctctaCAAGATCCCCATCTCCGACTCCCAGCACGGCGTCaagcgcctcgtcggtcTTCCCGGCGACTACGTCTCCCTGGGCACccccggcgaggacggcgaggagcagatGATTCAG GTCCCCCAAGGCCACTGCTGGATCGTCGGCGACAACCTCCCCGCCTCGCGCGACTCGCGCCAGTTCGGCCCcctcccgctcgccctcgtccagggCAAGATCATCGCCAAGGTCCTGCCCTGGCGCGAGAGGCACTGGATCAGGAACGGCCTGGATCCCGTCCCAAGCCCCGGCTCCGGCCCCAGCCCCGGCCCTTCATCATGA
- a CDS encoding uncharacterized protein (EggNog:ENOG503PU57~SECRETED:SignalP(1-19~SECRETED:cutsite=ALA-GT~SECRETED:prob=0.4142)) — MLLGSSILAALSAAALALAGTPVESGNWVEDSPSFSSQSCAGGTVNGLTFTIPKSPNGDTGGSGCSNGHLRAERRYKDDYSTGVRQFGGTFRINSMSGTRISVKQTFNGDAGPYFILAVEQGGRLYSVEGGATVAPAGVATVGASVRINTVHNADNHRFSVYVNGKEAFRDDNAPGGSFYDKIGAYTTNSGTGDMSITWSDVQFWHRA; from the coding sequence ATGCTCCTCGGCTCCAGCATCTTGGCCGCCCTCTCGGCCgcagccctcgccctcgccggcacgccCGTCGAGAGCGGCAACTGGGTCGAGGACAGccccagcttctccagccaGTCGTGCGCGGGCGGCACCGTCAACGGCCTGACCTTTACGATCCCCAAGTCCCCCAACGGCGACACGGGCGGCTCGGGGTGCTCCAACGGGCACCTGCGGGCGGAGCGGCGCTACAAGGACGACTACTCGACGGGCGTGCGCCAGTTCGGCGGCACCTTTAGGATCAACTCCATGTCCGGGACGCGCATCTCGGTCAAGCAGACGTtcaacggcgacgcggggccGTACTTtatcctcgccgtcgagcagggcgggcggctgtacagcgtcgagggcggaGCGACGGTCGcgcccgcgggcgtggcgACGGTGGGCGCCTCGGTGCGCATCAACACGGTGCACAACGCGGATAACCACCGCTTCAGCGTTTATGTCAATGGCAAGGAGGCGTTtcgcgacgacaacgccccCGGCGGGAGCTTCTACGACAAGATTGGTGCGTATACGACGAATAGCGGGACGGGGGACATGAGCATTACGTGGAGCGACGTGCAGTTTTGGCACCGCGCGTGA